From the genome of Sulfurovum riftiae, one region includes:
- a CDS encoding response regulator transcription factor, whose protein sequence is MYLLIVEDEKTVAHQLKEMLEQEQYHCDIAYTYRDALELSDNKHYDLILLDWNLPDGDGLSFLKLLREEENATPVLMLSANTEVDDRVQVLDAGGDDYLCKPYSNLELLARIRALLRREGTQKNTLLSSGELTLDTKSREVFVKGEVLSLSPTEFDLLELLLQNKNIVLTRYQLNEYLCQDYNSLKLSNIVDVHIKNLRKKIGLDECIVTVRGVGYKITG, encoded by the coding sequence GTGTATCTATTGATCGTTGAAGATGAAAAAACTGTCGCACATCAGCTCAAAGAGATGCTCGAACAGGAACAGTACCATTGTGATATCGCCTATACCTACAGGGATGCGCTCGAACTGAGTGACAATAAACATTATGATCTCATCTTGCTGGACTGGAATCTGCCCGACGGAGACGGCTTGAGCTTTTTGAAACTGCTGAGGGAAGAAGAGAATGCCACCCCTGTCCTGATGCTTTCCGCCAATACGGAAGTAGATGACCGCGTACAGGTACTGGATGCCGGAGGAGATGACTATCTGTGTAAACCTTACTCCAACCTTGAACTCCTGGCACGCATCAGAGCACTGCTCCGCAGGGAAGGTACACAGAAAAATACCCTCTTAAGCAGCGGTGAACTGACACTCGATACGAAAAGCAGGGAAGTTTTTGTCAAAGGCGAAGTACTCTCCTTGAGCCCCACGGAATTCGACCTGCTTGAACTGCTGCTGCAAAACAAGAACATCGTCCTCACCCGATACCAGCTCAACGAATACCTCTGTCAGGACTACAACAGCCTGAAACTGAGCAATATTGTGGATGTGCACATCAAAAACCTCAGGAAAAAGATCGGTCTGGATGAATGCATAGTAACGGTACGGGGTGTGGGTTACAAGATCACAGGTTAA